The Thermoproteales archaeon genome contains a region encoding:
- a CDS encoding PDGLE domain-containing protein: protein MISKKAIILTFILVIISPIFGVILADMVGYHEPLDLAAESLGLEDISEEINWTPFFDYTVPGLPDVIGYIIAGFIGVFVVLGLGIGLSKIMGSK, encoded by the coding sequence ATGATATCGAAGAAAGCTATCATATTAACTTTTATCTTAGTAATTATAAGCCCAATATTTGGCGTTATACTCGCAGATATGGTTGGTTACCACGAACCTTTGGATTTAGCTGCTGAGTCTCTGGGGCTTGAGGATATTTCCGAAGAAATTAATTGGACGCCATTCTTTGATTATACAGTTCCAGGATTACCTGATGTTATAGGGTATATAATCGCAGGTTTTATAGGAGTGTTTGTCGTACTTGGGTTAGGTATCGGATTATCTAAAATAATGGGTAGTAAATAA